A DNA window from Fusobacterium sp. FSA-380-WT-3A contains the following coding sequences:
- the lgt gene encoding prolipoprotein diacylglyceryl transferase: MNPIFISIGKIKITYYGLMYAISFLLGIELGKRAAKEKGFNPEIIENYAFVAMISGLLGGRIYYVLFNLDYYLQYPEDIIAVWKGGMAIHGGIIGGIIGTCIYGYIKKINPLQLGDFAAGPLLLGQGIGRIGNLMNGEIYGVPTFTPLKYIFSLKPNFYQWFNQYNSLSIFEKAQFQEKVPWGLVFPLSSPAGQEFPNLPLHPAMLYELVLNFLGFIFIWFFLRKKEYPVGVVWCSYIIIYSVIRIFVSFFRAEDLMLLGFRAPHVVSLIMIIIASIFIGFLKKNNQSLKK, from the coding sequence ATGAATCCAATATTTATATCAATAGGAAAAATAAAAATAACTTATTATGGACTTATGTATGCTATATCTTTTTTATTAGGGATTGAATTAGGAAAAAGAGCAGCTAAAGAAAAAGGATTTAACCCGGAAATTATAGAGAATTATGCTTTTGTAGCTATGATTTCAGGTTTATTAGGTGGAAGAATTTATTATGTACTTTTTAACTTAGATTATTATTTACAATATCCAGAAGATATAATAGCTGTATGGAAAGGTGGAATGGCTATTCATGGTGGAATAATAGGTGGAATAATAGGAACTTGTATATATGGATATATAAAAAAAATAAATCCACTACAATTAGGAGACTTTGCAGCAGGACCACTATTATTAGGGCAAGGAATAGGAAGAATAGGAAATCTTATGAATGGAGAAATTTATGGAGTGCCTACTTTTACCCCATTAAAATATATATTTTCATTAAAACCTAATTTTTATCAATGGTTTAATCAATATAATAGTTTATCAATTTTTGAAAAAGCTCAATTTCAGGAAAAGGTACCTTGGGGACTAGTTTTTCCTCTTTCAAGTCCAGCAGGGCAAGAATTTCCAAATTTGCCATTACATCCAGCAATGTTATATGAACTTGTCCTTAATTTTTTAGGATTTATATTTATATGGTTTTTCTTAAGAAAAAAAGAGTATCCTGTTGGAGTAGTTTGGTGCTCATATATTATAATTTATAGTGTTATAAGAATATTTGTAAGTTTTTTCAGAGCAGAAGATTTGATGCTTTTAGGATTTAGAGCCCCTCATGTTGTAAGTTTAATAATGATAATAATAGCAAGTATTTTCATTGGTTTTTTAAAGAAAAATAACCAAAGTTTAAAAAAATAA
- a CDS encoding M20/M25/M40 family metallo-hydrolase has translation MINQERLINTFINYVKIDSESLEEKAFAEKVASDFKEIGAEISFDEAYKVVGGSVGNLYCKIEGDKSLEPILMSAHMDTVKPGKGIIPVIEGNIIKSDGTTVLGSDDKAGITCILEAIRFAKENNINHPTIEAVFTICEEVGLKGSKNLDYSKITAKKGVVLDSGGDAGKIITAAPGQLKLTGEFIGKSAHAGVAPEKGISAIQMAAYAISNMKLLRIDEETTANIGTIEASYATNIVPEKVKVLGEARSRDNDKLKAQGEHMMKCIQEACEKFGGTFEGGLTHSYSGYKYTEDDSFIKEIKEACEKAGLTPELAVSGGGSDVNNMVEKGIQAVNLGCGMDKVHTTSEQITIDNLVNTTKLLIELIRK, from the coding sequence ATGATTAATCAAGAAAGGCTAATTAATACTTTTATAAATTACGTAAAAATAGACAGTGAAAGTTTAGAAGAAAAAGCTTTTGCTGAAAAAGTAGCTTCTGATTTTAAAGAAATTGGAGCAGAAATTTCTTTTGATGAAGCTTATAAAGTGGTTGGAGGAAGTGTTGGAAATCTTTACTGTAAAATAGAAGGAGATAAATCTTTAGAACCTATTTTAATGTCAGCTCATATGGATACAGTTAAACCTGGAAAAGGAATTATTCCTGTGATTGAAGGAAATATTATAAAATCTGATGGAACTACTGTATTAGGTTCTGATGACAAAGCAGGAATTACTTGTATTTTAGAAGCTATTCGTTTTGCTAAAGAAAATAATATAAATCATCCTACTATAGAAGCAGTATTCACTATTTGCGAAGAGGTTGGACTTAAAGGTTCTAAAAATTTAGACTATTCAAAAATAACTGCTAAAAAAGGAGTTGTTCTTGATAGTGGTGGAGATGCTGGAAAAATAATAACAGCTGCTCCTGGTCAATTAAAATTAACTGGAGAGTTTATAGGTAAAAGTGCTCATGCTGGAGTTGCTCCTGAAAAAGGAATAAGTGCTATTCAAATGGCTGCTTATGCTATTTCTAATATGAAACTTCTTCGTATAGATGAAGAAACTACAGCTAATATTGGTACAATAGAAGCTTCTTATGCTACTAACATTGTTCCTGAAAAAGTTAAAGTTTTAGGGGAAGCTCGTAGTAGAGATAATGACAAATTAAAAGCTCAAGGAGAACATATGATGAAATGTATCCAAGAAGCTTGTGAAAAATTTGGTGGAACTTTTGAAGGTGGATTAACTCACTCTTATTCTGGATATAAATATACAGAAGATGATAGTTTCATAAAAGAAATTAAAGAAGCTTGTGAAAAAGCTGGTCTTACTCCTGAACTTGCTGTTAGTGGTGGAGGAAGTGATGTTAATAACATGGTAGAAAAAGGTATCCAAGCTGTTAACTTGGGTTGTGGAATGGATAAAGTTCATACAACTTCTGAGCAAATCACTATTGATAATTTAGTAAATACTACAAAACTACTTATTGAATTAATTAGAAAATAA
- a CDS encoding ACT domain-containing protein: MKNKYLIVSKEILPDYFDKVIEARELLEQGKVKNISEAVKIVGISRSTYYKYKDFVFLPSDESHGRRALISITLEHTQGSLSNVLNYISSVNGNILTINQNMPMNDAATVIILMEVLHLTISIEETIEGIKRLCNVINCKLMSIE, translated from the coding sequence ATGAAGAATAAATATCTAATAGTTAGTAAGGAGATATTACCAGATTATTTTGATAAAGTTATAGAAGCAAGAGAATTATTAGAACAAGGAAAAGTCAAAAATATTAGTGAGGCTGTAAAAATAGTGGGAATAAGTAGGAGTACTTATTATAAATATAAAGATTTTGTATTTCTACCTTCTGATGAATCTCATGGGAGAAGAGCACTTATTTCAATAACTTTGGAACATACTCAAGGAAGTTTATCAAATGTTTTAAATTATATTAGTTCAGTAAATGGAAATATTCTTACAATAAATCAAAATATGCCAATGAATGATGCAGCAACTGTAATTATTCTAATGGAAGTTCTTCATTTAACTATATCTATTGAAGAAACAATAGAGGGAATAAAAAGATTGTGTAATGTTATAAATTGTAAATTAATGTCAATAGAATAA
- a CDS encoding META domain-containing protein: MKKIFLGLLFLLSLMGCTNSMIGKNENLVGKQYALVQQVEAKDYQITLNFAENNFFGFAGVNNYFGKYEIQDKKITFGAIGRTMMAGPQEIMKVEDDFLSKIEKAVSYEISKEGLILTTDKGEKLIFKLIETPKK, from the coding sequence ATGAAAAAAATATTTTTAGGATTATTATTTTTATTATCTTTAATGGGATGTACAAATTCAATGATAGGAAAAAATGAAAATCTTGTGGGTAAACAATATGCACTAGTTCAACAAGTAGAAGCAAAAGATTATCAAATAACTCTTAATTTTGCTGAAAACAATTTCTTTGGATTTGCAGGGGTAAATAATTATTTTGGTAAATATGAAATTCAAGACAAAAAAATAACTTTTGGAGCTATTGGAAGAACAATGATGGCAGGACCTCAGGAAATAATGAAAGTGGAAGATGATTTTTTATCTAAAATAGAAAAAGCAGTTTCTTATGAAATTTCTAAAGAGGGACTTATATTGACAACTGATAAAGGAGAAAAACTTATATTTAAGTTAATAGAAACTCCTAAAAAATAA